A single window of Rhizobium sp. CCGE531 DNA harbors:
- a CDS encoding TetR family transcriptional regulator — MTDRPRARISSRKQPKQVRSTELVSAILSAAAQVLAREGAQRFTTARVAEKAGVSVGSLYQYFPNKAAILFRLQSDEWRQTSDLLRRILEDTATPPPDRLRSLVHAFIRSECEEAAMRVALNDAAPLYRDAPEAHEAKSSGERILRLFMREALPEVDETARILAADLIAATLSTTGKQLSESSKTEQEIEAHGGAMADMFCAYLESLKLR; from the coding sequence ATGACGGATCGTCCAAGAGCCCGGATTTCCTCGCGAAAGCAGCCGAAGCAGGTTCGCTCGACCGAACTCGTTTCCGCAATCCTGAGTGCCGCGGCTCAGGTTTTGGCAAGGGAGGGCGCCCAGCGCTTCACCACGGCACGCGTTGCTGAAAAGGCCGGCGTCAGCGTCGGATCCTTGTATCAATATTTCCCCAACAAGGCGGCGATCCTCTTCCGCCTGCAGAGCGACGAATGGCGGCAGACGTCGGACCTTTTGCGCCGCATCCTTGAAGATACCGCGACACCGCCGCCGGACCGATTGCGCTCCCTCGTCCACGCCTTTATCCGCTCCGAATGCGAGGAGGCTGCTATGCGTGTTGCGCTCAACGACGCGGCGCCGCTTTATCGCGATGCGCCGGAGGCGCATGAGGCGAAGTCATCCGGGGAGCGTATCCTGCGGCTGTTCATGCGCGAAGCCTTGCCAGAGGTCGATGAAACGGCCCGTATCCTGGCTGCGGACTTGATCGCCGCGACGCTCAGCACGACGGGAAAGCAGCTTTCGGAGAGCTCGAAGACAGAGCAGGAGATCGAAGCCCATGGCGGTGCCATGGCGGACATGTTCTGCGCCTATCTCGAAAGCCTCAAGCTTCGGTGA
- a CDS encoding DUF2806 domain-containing protein: MRDLLGAEGVAKQLLGPISRGIGRISAPFLNRLANRKQLANFDEWDQALRERGYDPKTVELTLGQHTEVRVTADNIRHQANRENVAIEAIYYIQNTSARIDPHFENEPLQPEWVDQFWRLAENISSADMQAFWGKVLSRKCLGLSNISARALHFISTLSGEEAHALEQIAARLVTVVEPSGATISGLVGSLHHWTSKSDCPPRLIEIQKEIHALAASPHEGLFSVLGVFHQGGFVPSIHADATLDPLEFSAADQRLRVTAKGFAAEFGRLYIGSGPYLSPLGVELAQVIGATANQTYVDLLIEGFQVQGVTVERA; this comes from the coding sequence ATGAGAGACCTTCTGGGGGCAGAAGGCGTTGCGAAACAGTTACTCGGGCCAATTTCGCGCGGAATCGGCCGGATTAGCGCACCGTTTCTCAATAGGCTCGCAAACCGGAAGCAACTTGCGAATTTTGACGAATGGGACCAGGCTTTAAGGGAACGAGGGTACGACCCCAAAACGGTCGAGCTTACGCTCGGCCAACATACAGAGGTCCGGGTTACGGCGGATAACATCAGGCATCAAGCCAACCGCGAAAATGTCGCTATCGAAGCCATCTACTATATCCAGAATACCAGCGCCCGGATTGACCCGCACTTCGAAAATGAGCCTCTGCAGCCCGAATGGGTCGACCAATTTTGGCGCTTAGCTGAGAATATCAGCAGCGCCGATATGCAAGCGTTCTGGGGCAAAGTGTTGTCTCGCAAGTGCCTCGGTCTTTCGAATATTAGTGCTCGAGCGCTGCATTTTATATCGACACTCAGCGGTGAGGAGGCGCACGCGTTGGAACAGATTGCCGCGCGGTTGGTCACCGTTGTTGAGCCATCAGGCGCAACTATTTCCGGATTGGTGGGCAGCCTCCATCACTGGACATCGAAGTCGGATTGCCCGCCGCGACTGATCGAGATTCAGAAAGAGATCCACGCCCTCGCTGCATCTCCACACGAGGGGCTCTTTTCTGTTTTGGGAGTTTTTCATCAGGGTGGTTTTGTTCCAAGCATTCACGCTGATGCCACGCTTGATCCCTTGGAGTTCAGCGCTGCTGACCAACGACTACGAGTCACCGCCAAGGGTTTCGCCGCCGAATTCGGGCGGCTCTATATCGGTTCAGGTCCATACCTTTCTCCCTTGGGCGTAGAGTTAGCACAGGTGATTGGCGCAACGGCAAACCAAACGTATGTTGATCTCCTCATTGAAGGGTTCCAAGTGCAAGGCGTCACGGTGGAAAGGGCTTAA
- a CDS encoding O-methyltransferase, producing MTTLTNAPLAPLLDRLFEEADATTPSVAAYWSGLSSEERARLVRSRTDYLDFYARMKDIPLAISREAGSLLYMLARSTGARTIVEFGTSFGISTLHLAAALRDNGGGRLITTEFEPSKVARARENLTAAGLIDLVEIREGDALQTLGSDLPDTIDLLLLDGAKALYPDILKLVESRLRPGALVVADNADFCPDYLTLVRSSTSGYMSVAFAEDIELSMRLG from the coding sequence ATGACCACACTGACGAATGCCCCGCTCGCTCCATTGCTCGATCGCCTGTTCGAGGAAGCGGATGCGACAACGCCATCGGTTGCCGCTTACTGGAGCGGCCTTTCCAGCGAGGAGCGCGCGCGTCTGGTGCGCAGCAGAACCGACTATCTCGATTTCTATGCCCGGATGAAGGATATACCGCTTGCCATCTCGCGGGAGGCAGGCTCCTTGCTCTACATGCTGGCGCGAAGCACCGGTGCCCGAACCATCGTCGAATTCGGAACCTCCTTCGGTATCTCTACCCTCCATCTTGCGGCCGCGCTGCGGGATAATGGCGGCGGGCGCCTGATCACCACCGAATTCGAGCCTTCTAAGGTGGCACGGGCACGGGAAAATCTGACGGCCGCGGGCCTCATCGATCTCGTGGAGATCCGGGAAGGCGATGCCCTGCAGACGTTGGGTTCAGATCTGCCCGATACCATCGACCTGTTGCTTCTCGACGGCGCCAAGGCGCTCTATCCGGACATTCTGAAGCTGGTGGAGAGCCGCCTCAGGCCGGGAGCCCTCGTGGTTGCCGACAATGCGGACTTCTGCCCCGACTATCTGACCTTGGTGCGGTCTTCGACAAGCGGATACATGTCGGTAGCTTTCGCGGAGGATATCGAACTGTCCATGCGGCTCGGCTGA
- a CDS encoding phosphatase PAP2 family protein: MWKFASHSWSSASGRPRAPETTTDGEFAVIGMMIVWTSFVFVVFPKLDLAITRLFAHGQVFWLAENPFLKAVRDISRQSQPYLLGIMAVIVILHVFLPRRLRFCPPHRPLFVLLSFAAGPLLIVQTLKVAIGRVRPRDLLEFGGTADFTPVWQFSAACSRNCSFPSGEAAAAAAGLSLLVFVPAGGRWIAAVLLTPCLLFVAFNRVIFGAHFLSDVMLGWLLTMLSMAVIWRWMEANSRAIDRFVTRFMFQ; the protein is encoded by the coding sequence ATGTGGAAATTTGCATCGCATTCTTGGAGCTCTGCGTCCGGCCGGCCGCGCGCGCCGGAGACAACCACGGATGGAGAGTTCGCGGTCATCGGCATGATGATCGTCTGGACCAGTTTTGTCTTCGTGGTCTTTCCCAAACTCGATCTGGCCATCACGCGCCTGTTCGCTCATGGACAGGTTTTCTGGCTCGCGGAAAACCCATTCCTGAAGGCGGTGCGGGACATCAGCCGCCAGAGCCAGCCTTATCTTCTCGGCATCATGGCGGTGATTGTCATTCTACATGTCTTCCTGCCGAGGCGGCTTCGTTTCTGCCCTCCGCACAGGCCCTTGTTCGTGCTTTTGAGTTTTGCCGCCGGGCCGCTCCTCATCGTGCAGACGTTGAAGGTCGCAATCGGACGCGTGCGTCCCCGCGATCTCCTCGAATTCGGCGGCACTGCGGATTTCACCCCGGTATGGCAGTTCTCGGCTGCATGTTCCCGCAATTGCTCCTTCCCCTCCGGCGAGGCTGCTGCTGCGGCGGCCGGACTTTCGCTGCTGGTTTTCGTGCCCGCAGGCGGCAGATGGATTGCCGCGGTGCTTCTGACGCCGTGCCTGCTGTTTGTGGCGTTCAACCGCGTCATTTTCGGCGCTCATTTCCTGTCGGACGTGATGCTCGGCTGGCTTCTGACCATGTTGAGCATGGCGGTGATCTGGCGCTGGATGGAAGCGAATTCGCGGGCGATCGATCGCTTCGTGACGCGCTTCATGTTCCAGTAA
- a CDS encoding response regulator: protein MNNSLVLIVEDEPAIAQILEGYLTRDGFRTVRAGDGETALQHHALLKPDIVLLDVRLPKLDGFGVLGRLRQAASTPVIMVTAIADDIDRLSGLRLGADDYIVKPFNPQEVVARVRAVLRRTQGGRAETIRRFGAIEVDFGSYSVFIIKDERRIPLLLTLSEFRILAYMIRHPTQAFARADILDACLPESDALVRTVDTHISNLRRKLEEMGQNGFFPAVRGIGYRFSDPR from the coding sequence GTGAACAACAGTCTCGTTCTCATCGTGGAGGATGAACCGGCTATCGCACAGATATTGGAAGGCTATCTGACGCGGGACGGCTTTCGCACGGTCCGCGCCGGCGACGGCGAAACGGCGCTCCAGCATCATGCGCTTCTGAAGCCCGATATCGTGCTCCTCGACGTACGCCTGCCGAAACTGGATGGCTTCGGGGTACTCGGTCGCTTGCGCCAGGCCGCCTCGACGCCTGTCATCATGGTGACAGCCATCGCGGACGACATAGACCGCCTGAGCGGACTGCGCCTCGGCGCCGACGACTATATCGTCAAACCCTTCAACCCGCAGGAAGTCGTTGCCCGCGTCAGGGCGGTTCTGCGACGAACGCAAGGCGGCCGGGCGGAAACCATCCGGCGCTTCGGCGCCATTGAGGTCGATTTCGGCAGCTATTCCGTCTTTATCATCAAGGACGAGCGCCGCATTCCATTGCTCCTGACGCTCAGCGAATTTCGGATTCTCGCCTACATGATCCGCCACCCCACGCAGGCTTTCGCACGCGCCGACATTCTCGATGCCTGTCTGCCAGAAAGCGACGCCTTGGTCCGTACCGTCGACACGCACATTTCCAATCTTCGGCGCAAGCTGGAGGAAATGGGGCAGAACGGCTTTTTTCCCGCGGTGCGCGGCATCGGCTATCGTTTTTCGGATCCGAGATGA
- a CDS encoding ATP-binding protein — protein sequence MKIPKPPCLPLATLTAIVTAIMLLLSVGLTYLEVNWYASYLEKNITDGLPPRAAAAYKMLSENKVPDGDSLRILFEHLNLLTEPTDFKVQLSVLIGGLLSALVCALIGVYLARRLARPLEELTTAADSLKSGDFSVRVAASHRSTREVASLVETFNALATSLETMEERLRFNNMAVAHELRTPLTIVQGSLQSMIDGIFPMDRKIISDLLLQVEGLGRIVEDLRTLSLAIGQKLVVERRRIDASQLVETVIASAKPMLDASKLRIETHLRPAWISADSPRIRQALLALLENACRYAADGGWLRCETERLPDKSVVIRVLDRGPGFPQDMDAVAVNPFWRGDLSRSRATGGTGLGLSVVQAIAVAHGGYLEFANRPEGGAMIALHLTEGDRLERAHEPSQ from the coding sequence ATGAAGATACCAAAGCCCCCTTGCCTGCCGCTGGCTACGCTCACGGCCATCGTCACCGCCATCATGTTGCTCCTCAGCGTCGGCCTGACATATCTGGAGGTCAACTGGTATGCCTCCTATCTGGAAAAGAACATCACCGACGGTCTGCCGCCAAGGGCCGCAGCGGCTTATAAAATGTTGAGCGAGAACAAGGTTCCGGACGGGGATTCCCTCAGGATCCTGTTTGAGCACCTCAATTTGTTGACGGAACCGACGGATTTCAAAGTGCAGCTTTCGGTGCTGATAGGCGGCCTGCTTTCCGCCTTGGTCTGCGCCCTCATCGGTGTCTATCTGGCGCGGCGCCTTGCGCGCCCCCTTGAAGAGCTCACCACGGCCGCGGACAGCCTGAAATCGGGCGATTTCTCGGTTCGCGTCGCTGCCTCCCACCGCAGCACCCGCGAGGTCGCGAGCCTTGTCGAAACCTTCAATGCGCTCGCAACAAGCCTGGAGACGATGGAAGAGAGGCTGCGCTTCAACAACATGGCAGTCGCGCATGAACTGCGAACCCCGCTGACGATCGTGCAAGGATCGCTGCAGAGCATGATCGACGGCATTTTCCCGATGGACCGCAAGATCATCTCCGACCTTCTCCTCCAGGTCGAAGGTCTCGGCCGGATTGTCGAAGACCTGCGCACCTTGTCTCTGGCCATCGGCCAGAAGCTCGTGGTGGAGCGCCGGCGCATCGATGCATCGCAATTGGTCGAGACGGTCATCGCCTCGGCAAAGCCCATGCTGGACGCAAGCAAGCTACGGATTGAAACGCATCTGCGGCCTGCCTGGATCTCGGCGGATTCCCCCCGCATAAGACAGGCTCTTCTGGCGCTTCTCGAAAATGCCTGCCGCTATGCCGCCGACGGCGGCTGGCTGCGATGCGAAACCGAGCGTTTGCCGGATAAAAGCGTCGTTATCCGCGTTCTCGATCGCGGCCCGGGATTTCCGCAGGACATGGACGCCGTCGCCGTCAACCCATTCTGGCGAGGCGATCTATCGCGTTCGCGTGCAACCGGCGGCACGGGACTGGGACTATCCGTCGTGCAGGCAATAGCAGTTGCCCATGGCGGGTATCTGGAATTTGCAAACCGGCCGGAGGGTGGCGCCATGATCGCACTCCACCTGACTGAAGGCGATAGGCTGGAAAGAGCACACGAGCCTTCGCAATAG
- a CDS encoding alpha/beta hydrolase, whose product MADINYRTVNVEGVKVFYREAGLSGAPKLLLLHGFPSSSHMYRDLIPLLADRYHIIAPDLPGFGQSDAPKGSNSFDSIAETIDRFTEIVGFDRYAVYVFDYGAPTGFRLAVKHPERITAIISQNGNAYEEGLSEGWNPIEAYWREASEENRSALEAFLEPEATMWQYTHGVPDAARISPDGYSLDSFYLARPGAEKVQLDLFGDYKSNVALYPTFQEYFRTYKPRLLAVWGKHDPFFLPPGAEAYRRDIPEAIVKFLDTGHFALETHAAEIAAEIRAFLG is encoded by the coding sequence ATGGCTGATATCAACTATCGCACCGTCAATGTCGAAGGTGTCAAAGTCTTCTATCGCGAGGCAGGTTTGTCCGGTGCGCCCAAGCTCCTGCTGCTGCATGGCTTCCCCAGCTCCAGCCATATGTATCGCGATCTCATCCCGCTCCTGGCCGATCGCTACCATATCATCGCGCCGGATCTGCCGGGCTTCGGGCAATCCGACGCGCCGAAAGGCAGCAACAGTTTCGACAGCATCGCCGAGACGATCGACCGCTTCACCGAAATCGTGGGGTTCGATCGCTATGCCGTCTATGTCTTCGACTATGGCGCGCCGACCGGGTTCCGGCTGGCGGTGAAGCATCCGGAACGGATCACCGCGATCATTTCCCAGAACGGCAATGCCTATGAGGAGGGCCTGAGCGAAGGCTGGAACCCGATCGAGGCCTATTGGCGCGAGGCCTCGGAGGAAAACCGCAGTGCGCTGGAGGCTTTCCTGGAGCCGGAAGCAACGATGTGGCAATACACCCATGGCGTTCCGGATGCTGCCAGGATCTCTCCGGACGGCTATTCGCTCGATAGTTTCTATCTGGCGCGCCCTGGCGCGGAGAAAGTACAGCTCGATCTCTTCGGCGATTACAAGAGCAACGTCGCGCTCTATCCGACCTTTCAGGAGTACTTCCGTACTTACAAGCCGCGCTTGCTGGCGGTCTGGGGTAAGCACGATCCCTTCTTCCTGCCGCCCGGTGCCGAGGCCTACCGCCGGGACATTCCCGAGGCGATCGTCAAATTCCTCGATACCGGCCATTTCGCGCTCGAAACGCATGCGGCCGAGATCGCAGCCGAGATCCGCGCTTTCCTAGGCTGA
- a CDS encoding alpha/beta hydrolase, with product MSSQNADVVLVHGAWADGSGWAKVIVPLTTSGFSVTAAPLPLTSFADDVAALERALERTRGPVVLVGHAYAGAVIAAVRSEKVKALVYVAALAPDEGETVANVFYRGEPHPQAPKLAPDSHGLIYLPQDAFATAFAQNAKADELAVLAASQRPISPACITVPVVRPLWKDRPAWFLIAEEDRMIRVDNQRFMAARMKAEQCSIPADHMPMVTAPAAVIDVIRDAVATI from the coding sequence ATGTCGTCGCAAAATGCAGATGTTGTTCTTGTCCATGGCGCTTGGGCGGATGGATCGGGCTGGGCAAAGGTGATCGTGCCATTGACGACCTCCGGCTTTTCGGTAACCGCCGCGCCGCTGCCTTTGACGTCATTTGCCGATGATGTCGCGGCCCTCGAACGTGCTTTGGAACGGACGAGAGGGCCGGTCGTTCTGGTCGGTCATGCCTATGCCGGTGCCGTGATTGCCGCTGTTCGCAGCGAAAAAGTCAAAGCGTTGGTCTATGTCGCAGCGCTTGCCCCGGATGAAGGCGAGACGGTCGCCAATGTCTTCTATCGCGGCGAGCCGCATCCGCAGGCGCCGAAGCTGGCGCCAGACAGCCACGGGCTGATCTACCTTCCTCAGGATGCGTTCGCCACGGCCTTTGCCCAGAACGCGAAGGCCGATGAACTGGCTGTTCTGGCTGCCTCGCAGCGACCGATCTCGCCGGCATGTATCACCGTTCCCGTCGTCCGTCCGCTCTGGAAGGACCGTCCGGCGTGGTTCCTGATCGCCGAGGAAGACCGGATGATCCGGGTCGACAACCAGCGCTTCATGGCGGCACGCATGAAGGCGGAGCAATGCTCCATCCCGGCCGATCACATGCCGATGGTTACGGCGCCGGCCGCCGTCATCGATGTCATCAGGGATGCCGTCGCCACGATTTGA
- a CDS encoding ABATE domain-containing protein, whose translation MDNHSPAIFVGDTLGLDFLNSVATPFDVPIDWLEDGEGFLRWLEQAGLVAPETLAAMRKQALPSELDKVADQARALREWFRAFVHTHKGRPLGSSMLGELEPLNRLLERDEGFGRIVAKEAGAGLDFQPARKWRSPDALLLPIGEALARFVCTEDFSNVKACEGHACTLMFVDHTRGHRRRWCSMAMCGNRAKQAAHRHRLKQS comes from the coding sequence ATGGACAACCACTCCCCCGCCATTTTTGTCGGCGATACGCTGGGGCTGGATTTCCTGAATTCGGTGGCGACGCCGTTCGATGTGCCAATTGACTGGCTCGAGGATGGTGAAGGTTTTCTTCGCTGGCTGGAACAGGCTGGGCTGGTAGCGCCAGAGACGCTCGCAGCCATGCGCAAACAGGCGCTGCCTAGCGAACTCGACAAGGTTGCCGATCAGGCGCGAGCCTTGCGCGAGTGGTTCAGAGCTTTCGTACACACGCACAAGGGCAGGCCGCTGGGCTCGAGCATGCTGGGAGAGTTGGAACCTCTGAATCGCCTGCTGGAACGCGACGAGGGCTTTGGGCGTATCGTGGCGAAAGAGGCGGGTGCCGGCCTCGACTTTCAACCGGCGCGAAAATGGCGCTCGCCGGATGCGCTTCTGCTACCGATCGGCGAGGCGCTTGCCCGCTTTGTCTGCACGGAAGATTTCTCAAACGTGAAGGCCTGTGAAGGCCACGCATGCACGCTGATGTTCGTCGACCACACGCGCGGCCACCGCAGACGCTGGTGCAGCATGGCCATGTGCGGCAACCGTGCCAAGCAGGCTGCCCATCGGCATCGCCTCAAGCAAAGCTAA
- a CDS encoding patatin-like phospholipase family protein: MLERNTKAAAPTIPEIAAQYDRVALVFQGGGALGAYQAGVYQALAEAGCEPTWLSGVSIGAVNAAIIAGNEPSRRLQRLEQFWQIISGRKIWAYTPEGDFFRDIRNRTSSWMTMTMGQPGFFKPRFPNPWLELPGAEGATSFYDSAELKKTLEMLIDFDLLNDGKKRFSVGAVNVRTGNFVYFDTDNLRIGPEHIMASGALPPALPSVRIEGEYYWDGGIVSNTPLQYLLDQEEDRSSLVFQVDLFSARGVLPRSMPDVLSRHKDIMYSSRTRQNTDNFKRIHGLKMKLLGALKRVPKDQLTREEEELIADYSDAGVVNIVHLIYQHKNYEGHAKDYEFSGTSMREHWDMGLEDTKRTLRHSEWLLPPFTDDAVAIHDLHREDPV, translated from the coding sequence GTGCTCGAACGAAACACCAAGGCGGCAGCGCCGACCATCCCGGAAATCGCCGCGCAATATGATCGCGTTGCCCTGGTCTTCCAGGGCGGCGGCGCGCTCGGCGCCTATCAGGCCGGCGTTTATCAGGCGCTTGCCGAAGCAGGATGCGAGCCCACCTGGCTTTCGGGTGTCTCGATCGGCGCGGTCAACGCGGCGATCATCGCCGGCAATGAGCCGAGCCGGCGCCTGCAGCGCCTCGAACAGTTCTGGCAGATCATCTCCGGCCGCAAGATCTGGGCCTATACGCCGGAAGGCGATTTCTTCCGCGATATCCGCAATCGCACCAGCTCGTGGATGACGATGACCATGGGTCAGCCCGGCTTTTTCAAGCCGCGCTTCCCCAATCCCTGGCTGGAATTGCCGGGAGCCGAAGGTGCGACCAGCTTCTACGATTCAGCGGAGCTGAAGAAGACGTTGGAGATGCTGATCGATTTCGACCTGCTGAACGATGGCAAGAAGCGCTTCAGCGTCGGCGCGGTGAATGTCCGCACCGGCAATTTCGTTTATTTCGATACCGACAATCTTCGCATCGGCCCCGAGCACATCATGGCGAGCGGCGCCCTGCCGCCCGCCTTGCCGTCGGTCCGCATCGAAGGCGAGTATTATTGGGACGGCGGCATCGTCTCCAACACGCCGCTGCAATATCTGCTCGATCAGGAGGAAGACCGGAGCTCGCTCGTGTTCCAGGTGGATCTGTTCAGCGCCCGCGGCGTGCTTCCGCGTAGCATGCCGGACGTGCTGTCGCGTCACAAGGACATCATGTATTCCAGCCGCACGCGGCAGAACACCGACAATTTCAAGCGCATTCACGGGCTGAAGATGAAGCTCCTGGGTGCATTGAAGCGCGTTCCGAAGGATCAGTTGACCCGGGAGGAGGAAGAGCTGATTGCCGATTATTCCGATGCCGGCGTCGTCAACATCGTGCATCTGATCTACCAGCACAAGAACTACGAAGGCCACGCCAAGGACTATGAGTTCTCTGGCACCTCGATGCGCGAGCATTGGGATATGGGACTGGAGGATACCAAGCGCACGCTGCGCCATAGCGAATGGCTGCTGCCGCCCTTCACCGACGATGCCGTCGCCATCCATGATTTGCACCGGGAAGATCCGGTCTGA
- a CDS encoding acetoacetate decarboxylase: MKVEDILKHAYAMPLTNPSYPPGPYRFFNREYIIITYRTTREALEAVVPEPLEIDEPLVKYEFIRMPDSTGFGDYTETGQVIPVRYRGQRGGYVHSMYLDDDAPITGGREIWGFPKKLANPKIVNEGEVIVGTLHYGSVLCATGTMGYKHKPVDQGPLLAALSEPNFLIKIVPHVDASPRICELVRYYLTDITIKEAWTSPAALDLRPHVMADVARLPVLEVVSAVHFTADLTLGLGEVVHDYLAERR, from the coding sequence ATGAAGGTCGAAGACATTCTCAAGCATGCCTATGCGATGCCGCTGACCAATCCTTCCTATCCCCCAGGACCCTACCGGTTCTTCAATCGCGAATATATCATCATCACCTACCGCACCACGCGCGAAGCGCTTGAGGCTGTCGTGCCGGAGCCGCTCGAGATCGACGAGCCGCTGGTGAAATACGAGTTCATCCGCATGCCCGACTCCACCGGTTTCGGCGACTATACCGAGACGGGACAGGTCATTCCCGTGCGATATCGCGGGCAACGGGGCGGTTATGTCCACTCCATGTATCTGGACGACGATGCGCCGATCACCGGCGGCCGCGAGATCTGGGGCTTTCCCAAGAAGCTGGCCAATCCGAAGATCGTCAACGAAGGCGAGGTCATCGTCGGCACGCTGCATTACGGCAGCGTCCTCTGCGCCACCGGAACGATGGGTTACAAGCATAAGCCGGTCGATCAGGGACCGCTTCTGGCCGCTCTGTCCGAGCCCAACTTCCTGATCAAGATCGTGCCGCATGTCGACGCCAGTCCACGCATTTGCGAGCTCGTGCGCTATTATCTGACCGATATTACCATTAAGGAAGCCTGGACTTCGCCCGCCGCCCTCGATCTCAGGCCGCATGTCATGGCCGATGTCGCGCGGCTGCCGGTTCTCGAAGTGGTTTCGGCCGTTCATTTCACCGCCGATCTGACGCTCGGGCTGGGCGAGGTCGTTCACGACTATCTCGCCGAGCGCAGGTAA
- a CDS encoding 3-hydroxybutyrate dehydrogenase, producing MGSLISKNALVTGSTSGIGLAIARAFAAEGANVTINGLGDADAIEKERAAIEADFGVKCRYSGANMMNGEEVTAMVREAEEAFGSLDVLVNNAGIQFVAPIEEFPDDKWEAIIRINLLAAFYAIKAAIPGMKARKWGRIINTSSAHALVASPFKSAYVSAKHGITGLTKTIALEAAQNGVTVNSIAPGYVWTPLVEKQIPETMKARNMTEEQVKHDVLLAAQPTKEFVTVDEVAAIAVFLCSDAAKQITGTTLSVDGGWTAE from the coding sequence ATGGGTTCGTTGATTTCGAAGAATGCGCTGGTCACCGGTTCGACGAGCGGTATCGGCCTTGCGATCGCGCGCGCCTTTGCCGCCGAAGGCGCGAATGTGACGATCAACGGCCTCGGCGATGCCGATGCGATCGAAAAGGAACGGGCTGCCATCGAAGCCGATTTCGGCGTGAAGTGCCGCTACTCCGGCGCCAATATGATGAATGGCGAAGAGGTCACCGCCATGGTGCGTGAAGCCGAGGAAGCCTTCGGCAGCCTCGATGTCCTCGTCAACAATGCCGGCATCCAGTTCGTGGCCCCGATCGAGGAATTTCCCGACGACAAGTGGGAAGCGATCATCCGCATCAACCTCCTTGCCGCCTTCTACGCCATCAAGGCCGCCATCCCCGGCATGAAGGCCCGCAAATGGGGCCGCATCATCAACACCTCCTCGGCGCATGCGCTGGTCGCCTCGCCCTTCAAGTCGGCCTATGTCTCGGCCAAGCACGGCATTACCGGCCTCACCAAGACCATCGCGCTCGAAGCCGCTCAGAACGGCGTCACCGTCAACTCCATCGCGCCCGGCTATGTCTGGACACCGCTCGTCGAGAAGCAGATCCCCGAGACGATGAAGGCGCGCAACATGACGGAAGAGCAGGTCAAGCACGATGTGCTGCTCGCTGCCCAGCCGACAAAGGAATTCGTGACCGTCGACGAGGTCGCGGCCATCGCGGTCTTCCTGTGCAGCGACGCTGCCAAGCAGATTACCGGCACGACGCTTTCCGTCGACGGCGGCTGGACTGCCGAATAA
- the ppk2 gene encoding polyphosphate kinase 2: MTDETQDPLSRIKDEIVDSFDEELEMQLEEDRMDELVAEGLIGEGETALDRRVYFRELFRLQHELVRLQDWVQYKKLKVVVLFEGRDSAGKGGAIKRVTQRLNPRVCRVVALPAPTEREQHQWYFQRYTAHLPTAGEMVLFDRSWYNRAGVERVMGFCSPDELEEFFRSVPDFERMLVRSGIILLKYWFSITDEEQEFRFNMRIQDPLKQWKLSPMDLQSRVHWEEYTKAKEEMLDRTHIPEAPWWVVQAVDKKRARLNCIAHLLKQIPYENVPKPEIVLPERLRNIDYHRTPVPPEMYVPEVY; this comes from the coding sequence ATGACCGATGAAACACAGGATCCGCTCAGCCGCATCAAGGATGAGATCGTCGATAGCTTTGACGAAGAGCTGGAGATGCAGCTCGAAGAGGACCGGATGGACGAATTGGTCGCAGAGGGCCTTATCGGCGAAGGCGAAACGGCGCTCGACCGCCGCGTCTATTTCCGCGAACTCTTCCGCCTTCAGCACGAGCTGGTGCGCCTGCAGGACTGGGTGCAGTACAAGAAGCTCAAGGTCGTCGTACTGTTCGAGGGCCGCGATTCCGCCGGCAAGGGCGGCGCCATCAAGCGCGTCACGCAGCGCCTCAATCCGCGCGTCTGCCGCGTCGTCGCATTGCCGGCTCCGACCGAGCGCGAGCAGCATCAGTGGTATTTCCAGCGCTACACCGCCCACCTGCCGACAGCAGGCGAAATGGTGCTGTTCGACCGCAGCTGGTACAATCGCGCCGGCGTCGAGCGCGTCATGGGCTTCTGCTCGCCCGACGAGCTGGAAGAATTCTTCCGTTCCGTGCCGGATTTCGAGCGCATGCTGGTTCGCTCCGGCATCATTCTCCTGAAATACTGGTTCTCGATCACCGACGAGGAGCAGGAATTCCGGTTCAACATGCGCATCCAGGATCCGCTGAAGCAGTGGAAGCTTTCGCCGATGGATCTACAGAGCCGCGTGCACTGGGAAGAATACACCAAGGCAAAGGAAGAAATGCTTGATCGCACGCATATTCCGGAAGCGCCGTGGTGGGTCGTCCAGGCCGTCGACAAGAAGAGGGCGCGTCTCAACTGTATCGCGCATCTCCTGAAACAGATTCCCTACGAAAACGTGCCGAAGCCGGAAATCGTCCTGCCCGAGCGCCTGCGGAATATAGATTATCATCGCACACCGGTTCCGCCGGAAATGTACGTGCCCGAAGTCTACTGA